Proteins encoded together in one Candidatus Poribacteria bacterium window:
- a CDS encoding tetratricopeptide repeat protein, with product MKLQLPTLIAVCLAILLIGGIYFFGRDKPELGIAVNLESEEFKQLRTHATDAFNAGKYKQAIELYSEALKMRPENAEIYNDLGTVYYEQGLKYAGPSWPSWEKELREDSVDEAIAELKVAVDKTASGTITFKTRDEAIADALEQEAGQLGGEVYRQRWENETTLNILIGQTKIYLLRARDHYIRALDLKPTHSVAYRNLGSFYMKVGRTDKALDYYQEAYKLDPRDAELEEYLNQFRK from the coding sequence TATCTACTTCTTCGGCAGAGACAAACCAGAATTGGGAATCGCCGTTAATTTGGAGAGTGAGGAATTCAAGCAACTCAGGACACATGCCACCGATGCGTTCAACGCAGGGAAATATAAACAAGCCATCGAACTTTACAGCGAAGCGTTAAAGATGCGTCCTGAAAACGCTGAAATCTATAACGACCTTGGCACCGTCTACTACGAGCAGGGTCTCAAATACGCTGGACCGAGTTGGCCCTCGTGGGAGAAGGAGTTGAGAGAAGACTCCGTTGATGAAGCAATAGCGGAACTTAAAGTCGCAGTTGACAAAACAGCGTCTGGCACCATTACGTTCAAAACACGAGACGAAGCCATCGCTGACGCCCTTGAACAAGAGGCGGGACAACTCGGCGGAGAGGTATATAGACAGCGTTGGGAAAATGAAACAACGCTTAACATTCTAATTGGACAGACGAAGATCTATCTGCTGCGCGCTCGCGACCATTACATCCGTGCGTTGGATTTAAAACCAACACATAGTGTCGCCTATCGCAACCTCGGTTCATTTTACATGAAGGTAGGCAGAACCGATAAGGCACTTGATTATTATCAAGAGGCATACAAATTGGATCCAAGAGACGCTGAGTTAGAAGAATACCTGAACCAGTTCAGAAAATAA